The following are encoded together in the Phenylobacterium sp. NIBR 498073 genome:
- a CDS encoding acyl-CoA dehydrogenase family protein, whose protein sequence is MADGVTTDLEAFRLEVRDWLKQNFPQSLIGRSDLAALESPAPVEGDYKLWKERMADRGWGVPTWPAAYGGGGLSSEQAKILRQEMAAIGAWNPIVGMGIMMFGPTLLEYGTEAQKAQHIPPIARGELRWCQGYSEPGAGSDLASLQTKAVDRGDSFLVNGQKIWTSGAQWADWCFCLVRTDFTKKHEGISFLLIDMRAPGVETRPIKLIAGSSPFCETFFTDVSVPKENLVGPLNGGWTVGKRLLEHERNSLSGGTDGPPRVDPADLTRHAKAYIGLDESGRLADRDFRTRMTQNQMDAHAYALTLRRVAEAGRSERGPSAAVSIMKLAASKLHTDTAELIVEAMGRQGLGWEGEGFSSEEIAAGRQYLRIKSSTIAGGSTEVQNNIVSKRVLGLPDTTSHTR, encoded by the coding sequence ATGGCTGACGGCGTCACTACCGATTTGGAAGCGTTCCGCCTCGAGGTTCGGGACTGGCTGAAGCAGAACTTCCCACAGTCCCTCATCGGCCGAAGCGACCTGGCGGCGCTGGAATCTCCGGCCCCCGTCGAGGGCGACTACAAGCTCTGGAAAGAGCGAATGGCCGATCGCGGTTGGGGCGTGCCGACCTGGCCGGCGGCCTATGGCGGCGGCGGTCTGTCATCTGAGCAAGCGAAGATTCTGCGCCAGGAGATGGCCGCGATCGGAGCCTGGAACCCCATCGTTGGCATGGGCATCATGATGTTCGGACCGACCCTGCTGGAATACGGGACCGAAGCCCAGAAGGCGCAGCACATCCCCCCGATCGCGCGGGGCGAGTTGCGCTGGTGCCAGGGCTACTCCGAACCGGGGGCCGGGTCGGACCTGGCCAGCCTTCAGACCAAGGCCGTGGATCGAGGCGACAGCTTCCTGGTCAACGGCCAGAAGATCTGGACGTCAGGGGCCCAGTGGGCTGACTGGTGCTTCTGTCTGGTGCGGACCGATTTCACCAAGAAGCACGAAGGCATCAGCTTCCTGCTGATCGACATGCGCGCCCCAGGCGTCGAGACGCGGCCGATCAAGCTGATCGCCGGCTCGTCCCCCTTCTGCGAGACCTTCTTCACCGACGTCAGCGTGCCCAAGGAAAACCTTGTGGGACCGCTGAACGGCGGCTGGACGGTCGGCAAGCGACTGCTTGAGCATGAGCGCAACAGTCTGTCCGGCGGAACGGACGGTCCGCCCCGCGTCGATCCTGCCGACCTCACGCGCCACGCGAAGGCCTATATCGGGCTCGACGAGAGCGGTCGGCTCGCCGATCGCGATTTTCGCACGCGCATGACCCAGAACCAGATGGATGCGCACGCATACGCCCTGACGCTGCGTCGAGTGGCTGAGGCTGGCCGATCCGAACGCGGCCCGAGCGCGGCGGTATCAATCATGAAGCTTGCTGCCTCCAAACTCCACACGGACACCGCGGAGCTCATCGTGGAGGCTATGGGCCGACAGGGACTCGGTTGGGAAGGGGAGGGGTTCTCCTCCGAGGAGATCGCCGCGGGGCGGCAGTACCTGAGGATCAAGTCCTCGACGATCGCGGGCGGCTCCACCGAGGTGCAGAACAACATCGTTTCAAAGCGGGTGCTCGGTTTGCCTGACACCACGTCCCACACCCGCTGA
- a CDS encoding TetR/AcrR family transcriptional regulator, translating to MPDQSSSARRQPNVKARREEVLDEASRLLNANGVSQTTLQDLANVLGVTRNALYYYFRDIEDLIFQVYRRSCEILAGHLVEATEGGGSALEVLQGFVTRCLDPDHPQMAALNEYGLLQPAHHAAILRIYDDVVARLSRLLEDGAQSGELRPCHAPTVARTVISLIHWVPLPGGWTAKSDGDRRRVVVALNDLLAVGWAAQREPASCLDPIDLSPLLVRASDGFDQDVIAQVKRETILVMASRMFTCRGVDATSLDEIAATLGTTKARLYRYVGDKQTLVGACFARAEKIYDYIMGQALMQGSTAMDHIVALLRANAMAQQHKELQPLRYGSAIGALPEIEQVRAAQRLQARNEQYTELFRAAKFEGSMRDVDLELLKQVMPGGSAWLWKDFAKQQSEDFALVAAETTDVLRLGLLAT from the coding sequence ATGCCAGACCAATCCTCTTCCGCGCGGCGCCAGCCGAATGTTAAGGCCCGGCGCGAAGAAGTGCTCGACGAGGCTTCCCGCCTTCTCAACGCCAACGGCGTTTCCCAGACGACATTGCAAGACTTGGCGAATGTCCTCGGGGTAACGCGCAATGCGCTCTACTACTACTTCAGAGACATTGAGGATCTCATCTTCCAGGTGTACCGGCGGTCCTGTGAGATCCTAGCGGGCCATCTGGTGGAGGCGACGGAGGGGGGCGGCTCTGCGCTGGAGGTGCTGCAGGGTTTCGTTACGCGCTGTCTGGACCCAGACCACCCGCAAATGGCGGCGCTAAACGAGTACGGGCTGCTGCAGCCTGCTCACCATGCCGCCATCCTCCGCATCTATGACGACGTGGTCGCGAGGTTGTCGCGCCTTCTGGAGGACGGCGCCCAATCAGGTGAACTTAGGCCCTGCCATGCGCCGACCGTGGCGCGCACAGTCATCAGCCTTATCCACTGGGTTCCGCTGCCAGGGGGCTGGACGGCGAAGTCAGACGGTGATCGGCGCCGGGTCGTAGTTGCGCTGAACGATCTGCTCGCGGTCGGCTGGGCCGCGCAGCGGGAGCCTGCCTCCTGCTTAGACCCGATAGATCTGTCACCGCTCCTGGTGCGGGCAAGCGATGGCTTTGATCAAGATGTCATCGCCCAGGTCAAGCGTGAGACCATACTCGTCATGGCTTCGCGCATGTTCACGTGCCGCGGGGTCGACGCCACCTCGCTAGATGAGATCGCCGCGACGCTGGGGACGACAAAGGCGCGCTTGTATCGCTACGTCGGCGACAAGCAGACCCTGGTGGGCGCGTGCTTTGCTCGGGCAGAAAAAATCTACGACTACATCATGGGCCAAGCCCTGATGCAGGGCTCCACAGCGATGGACCACATCGTCGCTCTGCTCCGCGCCAACGCCATGGCGCAGCAACATAAGGAGTTGCAGCCGCTTCGCTATGGTAGCGCCATCGGTGCGCTGCCGGAGATCGAGCAGGTGCGGGCGGCCCAACGCCTGCAGGCGCGCAACGAACAGTACACGGAGCTGTTTCGCGCGGCGAAGTTCGAAGGATCAATGCGCGATGTCGATCTTGAGCTTCTCAAGCAAGTGATGCCCGGCGGATCTGCTTGGCTCTGGAAGGACTTCGCCAAGCAGCAGTCAGAGGACTTCGCCTTGGTCGCAGCCGAGACGACCGACGTCCTGCGCCTAGGTTTGCTGGCGACGTAG
- a CDS encoding TonB-dependent receptor produces MSSYAQPSGLRSSRKWLLNTLLATASVSAVAAIAPHANAQEAAGSSDAPMIEELVVTAEKREQSLQDVPSAVSAYTSEKRDVLGVGTVEDLARITPGVSYTNNDRMSVRGIGRLTNAIGTDPSVAAYSDGIFSNSMFDATTPSIFIERTEVLRGPQGTLYGRNSIGGALNIISKRPTDYMSGEARAMIGNYGSYRLDGMVRGPILENLRFLVGASMERRDDGFIKNSGPARDSGEVSRYTLEAQLEADLGENTTARLRYTKFDWDDSYGVGNPMVNNLSPYDTTSLTGAGTSALYYNSTYGLTDRNPAVTNPYEQNVNSPSYGSLDRHHRLHLDVTSDLGWATLKYLGGYQTYNYNTSTDSDGSARIGPQNILVDLDGAGPLPSFLAQNVSTDARTFYEERQSWYSNELNLSSNGEGPINWIVGVYQYYQKYDQPQGIRVVGDPSIFNPIGLTGAPSDPNPRGAFLYVDGHLETKSYAAFGQVDWEFAPDWTVTAGLRYTKDEKNGYDVARYVARIPTLALAFGAAVPPAVAQGFAVDVSTQQVCGGTTLASCAANPATASLVLNPGGGLRRDLGGDWDAVTGTLSVQWAPDRYTNLYLRYSRGYKSGGWLGSSGLSPDPYADPEYVNSYELGFKKTFGGQLQTNAALFYTDYQGFQAPLTVPLGAITATQFLNLDAAIWGLELETQWSPIRGLNFLLNYAYLNTELKSGCCFVDTADPLALAAGARPVGPAVNGRVQQSLVGNDLPLSPEHKATAGVTYAFDLFEGTMTLSGTASYIDEQQSLLFKNPIYSTKAFTTGDLRALWSDGEKKYTVIAFVKNVTDEVGYGNSIANPTAPTAVGARRQVSLNFPRTYGIELQYRF; encoded by the coding sequence ATGTCGAGTTACGCCCAGCCGTCGGGCCTTAGATCTTCACGCAAGTGGCTGCTGAACACGTTGCTGGCGACCGCTTCGGTCAGCGCGGTGGCCGCCATCGCGCCGCACGCCAACGCTCAGGAGGCGGCCGGCTCGTCCGACGCCCCGATGATCGAAGAACTGGTCGTGACCGCGGAAAAGCGCGAACAAAGCCTGCAGGACGTTCCGTCCGCAGTTTCGGCCTATACCAGCGAGAAGCGCGACGTCCTGGGCGTCGGCACTGTCGAGGATCTCGCCCGCATCACCCCTGGCGTTAGCTACACCAACAACGACCGCATGTCGGTGCGCGGCATCGGCCGCCTGACCAACGCCATTGGTACTGACCCGTCCGTCGCCGCGTATTCCGACGGCATCTTCTCGAATTCGATGTTCGATGCGACCACCCCGTCGATCTTCATCGAACGCACCGAGGTGCTGCGCGGCCCGCAGGGAACCCTCTATGGGCGCAACTCCATCGGCGGCGCGCTCAACATCATTTCCAAGCGCCCGACGGACTACATGAGCGGCGAAGCTCGCGCTATGATTGGCAACTACGGCTCCTACCGCCTGGACGGCATGGTCCGCGGTCCGATCCTGGAAAACCTTCGGTTCCTGGTCGGCGCGTCCATGGAGCGTCGCGACGATGGATTCATCAAGAATTCCGGCCCCGCCCGCGACAGCGGCGAGGTCTCGCGCTACACGCTAGAAGCCCAACTGGAAGCCGACCTGGGTGAGAACACCACCGCACGGCTCCGCTATACGAAGTTCGATTGGGACGACAGCTACGGCGTCGGCAATCCCATGGTGAACAACCTGTCGCCCTACGACACCACTTCGTTGACGGGCGCCGGCACCTCGGCTCTCTACTACAACAGCACCTATGGGCTGACCGACCGCAACCCGGCCGTGACCAACCCCTACGAACAGAACGTCAACTCGCCGAGCTACGGCTCGCTCGACAGGCACCATCGCCTGCACCTGGATGTGACCTCCGACCTCGGCTGGGCCACTCTGAAGTATCTGGGCGGCTACCAAACCTACAACTACAACACCTCGACCGACTCCGACGGATCGGCGCGTATCGGCCCGCAGAACATCCTTGTCGACCTCGATGGCGCCGGCCCCCTGCCCTCGTTCCTTGCTCAGAACGTGTCGACCGATGCGCGGACGTTCTACGAGGAGCGCCAGTCCTGGTACTCCAATGAACTGAACCTCTCGTCGAACGGCGAAGGTCCGATCAATTGGATCGTGGGCGTCTATCAGTACTATCAGAAGTACGATCAGCCGCAGGGTATTCGGGTCGTCGGCGATCCGAGCATCTTCAATCCTATCGGCCTGACGGGCGCGCCCTCGGATCCGAACCCGCGCGGCGCCTTCCTCTATGTCGACGGCCACCTGGAAACGAAGTCCTACGCCGCCTTTGGTCAGGTGGACTGGGAATTCGCGCCGGACTGGACCGTGACCGCGGGCCTTCGCTACACGAAGGATGAGAAGAACGGCTACGATGTCGCCCGCTATGTCGCGCGCATCCCGACCCTGGCCCTCGCCTTCGGCGCCGCCGTGCCTCCGGCCGTCGCACAAGGCTTCGCCGTCGACGTTTCAACCCAACAGGTCTGCGGCGGCACGACGCTGGCCTCCTGCGCCGCCAACCCGGCGACTGCGAGCCTGGTTCTGAACCCGGGCGGCGGCCTGCGCCGCGATCTGGGCGGTGACTGGGACGCGGTGACGGGCACCCTCAGCGTTCAATGGGCCCCGGATCGCTACACCAATCTCTACCTGCGTTACTCGCGCGGCTACAAGTCCGGCGGCTGGTTGGGCTCCTCGGGTCTGTCGCCCGACCCGTATGCCGACCCGGAGTACGTGAACAGCTACGAACTCGGTTTCAAGAAGACGTTCGGCGGTCAACTGCAGACCAACGCGGCGCTGTTCTACACCGACTATCAGGGCTTCCAGGCTCCGCTGACAGTGCCGCTCGGCGCTATCACCGCAACTCAGTTCCTCAACCTGGACGCCGCCATCTGGGGCCTGGAACTCGAAACCCAGTGGTCGCCGATCCGCGGGCTGAACTTCCTGCTCAACTACGCCTACCTGAACACCGAGCTGAAGAGCGGCTGCTGCTTCGTCGATACGGCCGATCCGCTGGCGCTCGCGGCTGGCGCGCGGCCGGTCGGCCCGGCCGTCAATGGACGTGTCCAGCAATCGCTGGTCGGCAACGACCTGCCGCTGTCGCCGGAACACAAGGCGACGGCCGGCGTGACCTATGCCTTCGACCTCTTCGAGGGCACGATGACGCTCAGCGGCACCGCCAGCTATATCGACGAGCAGCAATCGCTGCTGTTCAAGAACCCGATCTACAGCACCAAGGCTTTCACCACCGGTGATCTGCGTGCGCTGTGGTCGGACGGTGAGAAGAAGTACACCGTGATCGCGTTCGTGAAGAACGTGACCGACGAAGTCGGCTACGGAAACTCCATCGCCAACCCGACCGCCCCCACCGCCGTGGGCGCGCGCCGGCAGGTCAGCCTGAACTTCCCGCGGACCTACGGGATCGAGCTGCAGTATCGCTTCTAG
- a CDS encoding TetR/AcrR family transcriptional regulator, producing the protein MEVGQELVARSPSGRRRYSRRSASRTTEILEAAAAEFLERGFNEAKLEAVAQRAGIARSLIYRYFATKEDVFRAVVIDTLAPHVQSLKDRTETAPGGLAPLLRGLAEPMARVAATTPLAAVFKLVVSESRAFPELAQICHDQVLQPALASLEHAVADAQARGEVRSGDPRLFALQILSPLLTALTFSDTFVPVGAAEHDLEALLRQCVEVFLEGALTRQAPA; encoded by the coding sequence ATGGAAGTAGGCCAAGAACTTGTAGCCAGATCGCCGTCAGGACGCCGACGATATTCCCGGCGCAGCGCCTCGCGAACCACCGAGATTCTCGAAGCTGCCGCGGCCGAGTTCCTGGAGCGGGGCTTCAACGAAGCAAAGCTTGAGGCTGTCGCGCAGCGCGCTGGGATCGCGCGAAGTCTCATCTACCGATACTTCGCCACGAAGGAGGACGTGTTTCGCGCCGTGGTGATTGATACCCTGGCGCCTCACGTCCAATCCCTAAAGGACCGCACCGAGACCGCGCCGGGCGGCCTTGCGCCATTGCTGCGAGGTCTAGCCGAGCCCATGGCAAGAGTTGCCGCAACGACTCCCCTGGCGGCGGTCTTCAAGTTGGTGGTCTCAGAATCTCGCGCCTTCCCGGAACTGGCGCAGATCTGCCACGATCAGGTCCTTCAGCCAGCCTTGGCAAGTCTCGAACACGCTGTCGCGGACGCCCAGGCGCGCGGGGAGGTGCGCAGCGGAGATCCCCGCCTTTTCGCCCTACAAATCCTCTCTCCGTTGCTCACTGCCCTAACGTTCAGCGATACGTTCGTGCCAGTGGGGGCCGCTGAGCATGATCTGGAAGCTCTTCTGCGCCAGTGCGTGGAGGTGTTCCTCGAGGGCGCGCTGACACGCCAAGCTCCCGCCTAG
- a CDS encoding AMP-binding protein — protein MDTVLERADVAEQLGAAAAVGMVASVWASVQPDKVAVYDPDGSAHSFEKINANANRLARLFRSHGVKPGDALALVCSNRHEFVEALAASLRTGVRLTPVNWHLTADEIGYIIRDCEAKVLVGDIRVGALEEAARDCPNLVLRLAVGGAIAGFEGYEEAIASIDGTDIADPVLGTQMMYTSGTTGRPKGVFRPGPPAPQAQPLRGDYDHRTDVQLGAGPAYHAAPLNFDVRAAMAAGVPLVFLDKWDSELVLKSIAERKVTHFHMVPIMFQRLLALPDEVKAKYDVSHVKFIIHGAAPCPPEVKQAMIQWFGPVLTEYYAGSEGGAGFFINSDEWLRKPGSVGKRPQLLGCKILDEEGNELPQGAAGGIYQQLPPGGGFTYFKDQAKTNANRVGDFFTMGDIGYFDEDDYLFLTGRNAETIISGGVNIYPQEVDNELIKHDAVADSATVGVPHDEWGEQVKAVIMLKPGYAPSDALAQEILDFGRKTLPAFKVPRSLDFVTDLPRSEAGKIQRNKVRAPYWEGRTRQI, from the coding sequence ATGGATACTGTTTTGGAACGCGCCGACGTGGCCGAGCAACTCGGCGCGGCGGCCGCGGTGGGGATGGTCGCTTCGGTGTGGGCGAGCGTTCAGCCCGACAAGGTCGCAGTCTATGATCCTGACGGGTCAGCTCACAGCTTTGAGAAGATCAATGCGAATGCGAACCGGCTAGCGCGCCTCTTCCGATCGCATGGCGTCAAGCCAGGCGACGCCTTGGCGCTCGTGTGCTCAAACCGCCATGAGTTCGTCGAAGCGCTAGCCGCGTCCCTGAGGACCGGCGTTCGCCTGACGCCCGTGAACTGGCACCTCACCGCAGACGAGATCGGCTACATCATCCGCGATTGCGAGGCCAAGGTCCTGGTTGGGGACATACGGGTCGGCGCCCTGGAAGAGGCCGCGCGAGACTGTCCGAACTTGGTCCTGCGTCTGGCCGTAGGCGGCGCCATTGCGGGTTTCGAAGGCTATGAGGAGGCCATCGCCTCGATCGACGGGACCGATATCGCTGACCCGGTTCTCGGCACGCAGATGATGTATACCTCCGGGACGACCGGGCGGCCGAAGGGGGTCTTTCGGCCCGGCCCCCCGGCCCCGCAGGCTCAGCCGCTCCGCGGGGATTACGACCATCGCACCGACGTCCAGCTCGGCGCAGGGCCAGCCTACCATGCCGCTCCGTTGAACTTCGATGTCCGGGCCGCCATGGCCGCCGGCGTGCCCCTGGTGTTCTTGGACAAGTGGGATTCGGAGCTTGTCCTGAAGTCCATCGCCGAGCGCAAAGTCACCCATTTCCACATGGTGCCGATCATGTTCCAGCGCCTGCTGGCGCTGCCGGACGAGGTGAAGGCGAAGTACGACGTCAGCCACGTGAAATTCATCATCCATGGCGCAGCGCCCTGCCCGCCCGAGGTCAAGCAGGCGATGATCCAGTGGTTCGGGCCGGTGCTGACCGAGTACTATGCCGGATCCGAGGGGGGCGCAGGGTTCTTCATCAACTCCGATGAGTGGCTCCGGAAGCCGGGAAGCGTCGGCAAGCGCCCGCAACTGCTCGGCTGCAAGATCCTAGACGAGGAAGGCAATGAACTGCCCCAGGGAGCGGCCGGAGGCATCTATCAGCAACTCCCGCCGGGCGGTGGCTTCACCTATTTCAAGGACCAGGCGAAGACCAACGCCAACCGCGTCGGCGACTTCTTCACCATGGGCGACATCGGCTACTTCGACGAGGACGACTACCTGTTCCTCACCGGCCGCAACGCCGAGACGATCATCTCCGGCGGCGTGAACATCTACCCGCAGGAAGTCGACAACGAGCTCATCAAGCATGACGCCGTCGCCGACAGCGCCACGGTCGGCGTGCCGCACGACGAGTGGGGCGAGCAGGTCAAGGCCGTGATCATGCTGAAGCCGGGCTACGCCCCGTCCGACGCCCTGGCCCAGGAGATCCTGGACTTCGGCCGCAAGACCCTGCCGGCCTTCAAGGTGCCGCGCAGCCTCGACTTCGTCACCGACCTGCCGCGTTCCGAAGCTGGCAAGATCCAGCGCAACAAGGTCCGCGCCCCCTACTGGGAAGGCCGCACCCGCCAGATCTAG
- a CDS encoding choline dehydrogenase, translating to MVDVVEADYVIVGGGSAGCVLANRLSADGKTKVLLLEAGGDDRPTREPSQFFSNMMIHVPVGYGVTIKDPKVNWLYKTEPDPGTNAREHVWPRGKVLGGSSSINGLLYIRGQHADYDNWRQLNCEGWAWDDVLPYFRRSQHQERGEDAWHGTGGPLNVSDPRDSNTISEAVIDACVEAGLPRRDINGENQEGVSWYQLTVKNGQRNSAAVAYLHPAMKRPNLRVETRALASKVLIEDRRAVGVAFIQQGVTRTARARKEVILAGGAVNSPQLLQLSGVGPGALLQQLGVPVVKDLPGVGENLQDHYMIPMQWRLKPGVLSVNELTRGARFAGEIVKYAVLRRGLLTLSAAHVAAFCKSRPDLAEPDIQFHILPASTDREKTMAAGKMVMDSQPGLTMAPCQLRPESRGHIHIRSSDPQAHPKIFANYLADPIDQEVAIASLKWARTIAAQASLAPQIQQELIPGDGLQGDAALLAYARAAGQTLYHPVGTCKMGRDPMAVVDPQLRVIGIDGLRVVDASVMPRLVSGNTNAPTMMIAEKAADMILGRPALQAAA from the coding sequence ATGGTGGACGTGGTGGAAGCCGACTATGTGATCGTCGGCGGCGGCTCGGCGGGATGCGTCCTCGCCAATCGGCTCAGCGCCGATGGCAAGACTAAGGTCTTGCTGCTTGAGGCCGGCGGCGATGATCGCCCTACGCGTGAGCCGAGCCAGTTCTTCTCGAACATGATGATCCACGTGCCGGTGGGCTATGGCGTCACCATCAAGGATCCCAAGGTCAATTGGCTCTACAAAACGGAGCCCGACCCAGGCACGAATGCCCGCGAGCACGTCTGGCCGAGAGGCAAGGTGCTCGGTGGTTCGTCCTCAATCAATGGCCTGCTCTACATCCGCGGCCAACACGCCGACTATGACAACTGGCGTCAGCTGAATTGCGAAGGGTGGGCCTGGGACGACGTCCTTCCCTACTTCCGCCGCTCCCAACACCAGGAGCGTGGCGAGGACGCGTGGCACGGAACCGGCGGGCCGCTCAACGTCTCTGATCCTCGCGATTCTAACACCATCTCCGAGGCGGTGATCGACGCCTGCGTCGAAGCTGGGTTGCCGCGTCGTGACATCAATGGCGAGAACCAGGAGGGCGTCAGCTGGTATCAGTTGACCGTCAAGAATGGTCAGCGGAACTCAGCCGCTGTCGCCTATCTGCACCCCGCAATGAAGCGGCCCAACCTCAGGGTCGAAACCCGCGCGCTCGCCAGTAAGGTCTTGATCGAGGATCGCCGTGCGGTCGGGGTGGCCTTCATCCAGCAGGGCGTCACGCGCACGGCGCGCGCCCGCAAAGAGGTCATCCTGGCGGGCGGCGCAGTCAATTCTCCCCAGCTGTTGCAGCTCTCGGGCGTCGGACCTGGCGCTCTGCTGCAGCAACTGGGCGTGCCAGTCGTGAAGGACCTGCCCGGCGTGGGCGAGAACCTTCAAGACCACTACATGATCCCAATGCAATGGCGGCTGAAGCCGGGCGTCCTGTCGGTGAACGAACTCACGCGCGGCGCGCGGTTCGCCGGCGAGATCGTGAAATACGCCGTGCTGCGGCGGGGGCTCCTGACCCTGTCGGCCGCGCACGTCGCGGCGTTCTGCAAGTCGCGGCCGGACTTGGCCGAGCCGGACATCCAGTTCCACATTCTCCCCGCCTCGACCGATCGCGAAAAGACCATGGCGGCCGGCAAGATGGTCATGGACAGCCAGCCGGGGCTGACGATGGCGCCGTGCCAGCTTCGTCCGGAGTCGCGTGGTCACATTCATATTCGCAGCAGCGATCCTCAGGCGCATCCGAAGATCTTTGCGAACTACCTCGCCGACCCCATCGATCAGGAGGTAGCGATCGCCTCGCTGAAGTGGGCCCGCACGATTGCGGCGCAAGCCTCGCTCGCCCCGCAAATCCAGCAAGAGCTCATCCCAGGCGATGGCCTGCAAGGGGACGCGGCGCTGCTCGCCTATGCACGGGCGGCTGGGCAGACGCTCTACCACCCGGTTGGCACCTGCAAGATGGGCCGCGATCCGATGGCTGTCGTCGATCCGCAGCTGCGGGTGATCGGCATCGACGGCCTCAGAGTCGTAGACGCCTCGGTGATGCCGCGCCTGGTGTCGGGCAATACCAACGCGCCGACGATGATGATCGCTGAGAAGGCCGCGGACATGATCCTGGGCCGGCCGGCGCTGCAGGCCGCGGCCTGA